From Daucus carota subsp. sativus chromosome 6, DH1 v3.0, whole genome shotgun sequence:
AAAGGAATCATCGATATGAGTATTGAGAAACATTTCAAAAACCTTTTTCCCCAGTTCGGATATTGCAAAAATTTCTGTTGTATGAATATGTCAGGTTACATTGAAAGAGCAATGCATGTATGAtgaaatttttcattttttattttcagaatTCTGTTAGTATACTCATGTTCTCTATAATCTAGATACATTCTTCGTGATCTTAAAAGAGCCGGTCTTATTATTATTGTAGCTGAACTACCTGTGATCAGAACGCGCATGATGTGAGCCTGGAGATATGGACACAAATTCAGAAAGTGCTACAAATTCTAAAGATGGCACAAAGAAAGACGAGAGTAGATTACAGGATAGTGCCAATTCTTCAGGGCAGAGTGTTAATCATCACAATCGCGGCGACAGCACAGAGAGTGCACCTCTGAGACCTCATACAGGTCGTGATATTCGATGGGAGGCTATTAACTCCATTTCAGCTAAAGAACCTCTTGGTCTTAGCCATTTTCGTCTCTTGAAGAGGCTTGGCTACGGAGACATTGGGAGCGTCTATCTTGCTGAACTCAAAGGAACAAATGCCTTTTTTGCAATTAAAGTCATGGACAAGGGCTCTCTTGCAAGCAGAAATAAGTTGGTTCGAGCTCAAACAGAAAGGGAGATTCTTGGCCTTTTAGACCATCCATTCTTGCCTACTCTATACTCTTACTTCGAGACTGATAAGTTCTACTGCTTGGTGATGGAGTTCTGCAGTGGAGGTAATCTTCATTCTCTTCGACAAAAGCAGCCCAATAAGTACTTTACAGAGGAAGCTGCTCGGTTAGTAACCATTTGATTTCTTCATCTCAAATTCTTATATTTTGCCAAAAAACAATTGAATTGTGACAGCTAAGAAACGGACATTTTTTTGATAATCTAGTACGCGTTTTTAAGCTGTTTCTCCGTTTGCCAGATTTTTTGCAGCAGAAGTATTGTTGGCAATTGAGTATCTACATATGCTAGGAATAGTGTACAGAGATCTCAAACCGGAAAATGTCCTAGTACGAGAACAAGGCCACATCATGTTATCCGACTTTGATCTATCCCTTCGATGTTCTGTCAATCCGACCCTTGTCAAGTCCAACACTACCTATGTAAACAGCGGCAATGCAAGTGCTGCAGGCATTCTAGAAAACGAGAACTCAATGCATAGTACTACTTCATCAAGTTTTTTTCCACGCATACTAGCTTCAAAAAAGAACCGAAAATCCAAATCAGAACTTGGCCTATTCATGGGAGGAGCCATGCCAGAGCTAATGGCTGAGCCAACAGACGTCCGCTCCATGTCATTCGTGGGCACTCACGAGTACCTAGCTCCAGAAATTATCCGCGGAGAGGGTCATGGCAGTGCAGTGGACTGGTGGACATTCGGAATTTTTTTATACGAGCTTCTGCACGGAATTACACCTTTTAAAGGGTCTGGAAACCGTGCCACACTTTTTAACGTAGTAGGACAGCCACTAAAGTTCCCGGAGTCTCCACAAGTGAGCTCTGCAGTTCGTGACCTTATACGCGGACTCCTCGTAAAGGAACCTCATAAGAGAATTGCATATAAAAGGGGTGCTACAGAAATCAAACAGCACCCATTTTTCGAGGGAACGAACTGGGCTCTGGTGAGGAGTGCGACGCCTCCTCATGTACCAGCTCCTGTGGACTTTTCTCAGTTTGCTTCCAAAGAGACTCCTCATAAGGTGCCAGAGGTTAAAAATGAGAAGAAGAACACAACTGATCATTCTTCTCATACTGATTTTGAGTGCTTCTAAGCTGCATTGTCAATAATCGATGCATTTCATTTTCGAAAATGTGATTTTGATATGTTAAATATGTAAATGGCAGCACATCTATGTAATGTGATTAAGCATTTGATTCAACGAGCTTATGCTAAATACAAATTTTCGAGCCTAAAATCTGATATCATGTTCAAGAAGGACCGTATTCTGGGATTAACAACAAATTTGCAAACCATTCAATTTAAAGCCGATATactatcttcaaaaattttgtCATGTCAAACTACTCCCCTCACCATTGAcaagtaaaagaaaaattatttgttttaaattatttattttattttatcatcaattataattaatattaataatttcagTTATATCCCTATTAGATAATATCCACCTAAATGATTTGActaccaaaaatatttttataaacaaataattaattacataaaTGTTTGGACTAATAAATGAGaaattagtatttgtattataattttaaaaaacatatttaaaaatagaagaaatattacgataaaaaaaattacgcgAACTTTTCCACATCGTTACTAAACGGGGGAATATTTTTTCGATTAcaataaaatcaacaaaaagGGGGGAAAACAATTCCAAAGTAACAAGACAAAGGCGGGTCAAATTAGGCGGGCCGCCGGCCTTCCCACTTCCCAGTAGTGGGCTTATTACAAATACATGAACATAAACAAACTCAGTTGTAAATTCCGCCAGTTTGATTACttgtttgtaaaatataattttgtgatcCTGGGTTTTGCAAATTGGAAGTAAAGATGGCTATGCAGAAGATCAAAGTGTTGAATCCAATCGTTGAAATGGATGGTAACTAGCTTTTTCTTGAGATATGATTCTTGATGCTCTGTATTTGTgtttcttgaaattctttctgggtttaaaattttgatgtttgGGTATGAATCAGATGTGGGTTTGATTAAATATAGTGTTTTATGTTGCAAGTTAAGTgctttttgtgattttattgtCTAGTTATGATCATAGATGTATATGGTATTGGTAGCTGGCAAGAAGTTTTGGAAAAACCCCA
This genomic window contains:
- the LOC108226371 gene encoding serine/threonine-protein kinase AGC1-7, with protein sequence MDTNSESATNSKDGTKKDESRLQDSANSSGQSVNHHNRGDSTESAPLRPHTGRDIRWEAINSISAKEPLGLSHFRLLKRLGYGDIGSVYLAELKGTNAFFAIKVMDKGSLASRNKLVRAQTEREILGLLDHPFLPTLYSYFETDKFYCLVMEFCSGGNLHSLRQKQPNKYFTEEAARFFAAEVLLAIEYLHMLGIVYRDLKPENVLVREQGHIMLSDFDLSLRCSVNPTLVKSNTTYVNSGNASAAGILENENSMHSTTSSSFFPRILASKKNRKSKSELGLFMGGAMPELMAEPTDVRSMSFVGTHEYLAPEIIRGEGHGSAVDWWTFGIFLYELLHGITPFKGSGNRATLFNVVGQPLKFPESPQVSSAVRDLIRGLLVKEPHKRIAYKRGATEIKQHPFFEGTNWALVRSATPPHVPAPVDFSQFASKETPHKVPEVKNEKKNTTDHSSHTDFECF